From the genome of Devriesea agamarum, one region includes:
- a CDS encoding UDP-N-acetylmuramoyl-tripeptide--D-alanyl-D-alanine ligase, whose amino-acid sequence MLKISVREIADIVGGRIVGDMDATALIDGDVTIDSRAVRPGDVFAAYVGERVDGHNYAAAAVDSGAALCLLTRDVGVPGIVIEDMTHALSALARATLDRARQVNPRLKVAAVTGSAGKTGVKDLLGQILSSQGPTIAPPGSLNNEIGLPLTVLKLRENTAYLVLEMGARGIGHIAHLTSIARPDVAVVLNVGTAHLGEFGSADGTAQAKGELVEALAESGRAVLNADDPRVAGMATRAQAPVTTWGLGPANIRAEDVRLSRDACPCFRLVIEPGLRALGGEPIAAAEYRVSLQLVGEHQVYTALAAMTTALVLGVDADAVCTAVEQARAVSPHRMAVHHGADGVTIIDDAYNANPDSMRSALRTLAHLGRGQTNGSSAGTPRTIAVLGEMRELGPDSVRLHDEIGRLAVRYDINLLLTIGDGTRPMHQGALLEGSFGGEAQHVDTIAEAEAVLQTSVVPGDIVLVKSSLSAGLCHLADRLVAIHEPAAGGDGTTTRTSRLNVGKAQA is encoded by the coding sequence GTGCTGAAGATCAGCGTCCGCGAGATTGCCGACATCGTCGGAGGGCGGATCGTCGGAGATATGGACGCGACGGCACTGATCGATGGCGACGTCACCATTGATTCGCGTGCGGTGCGTCCCGGTGATGTGTTCGCAGCTTATGTCGGCGAACGCGTTGACGGGCACAACTATGCCGCGGCCGCGGTGGATAGCGGAGCTGCACTGTGTCTGCTTACCCGGGATGTAGGGGTGCCTGGGATCGTTATCGAGGACATGACGCACGCGCTGTCCGCACTCGCGCGGGCCACCCTCGACCGGGCGCGCCAGGTAAACCCGCGTCTGAAAGTTGCCGCAGTCACCGGCTCCGCAGGTAAAACCGGTGTCAAAGACCTACTCGGCCAGATCCTCAGCAGTCAGGGTCCGACCATAGCCCCGCCAGGCAGTTTGAATAATGAAATCGGCCTGCCACTGACGGTGCTGAAACTCCGCGAAAACACCGCATACCTGGTCCTCGAAATGGGGGCCCGGGGCATCGGCCACATCGCCCACCTCACCAGCATTGCCCGACCCGACGTCGCCGTGGTGTTGAACGTGGGGACGGCACATCTTGGGGAATTCGGTAGCGCGGACGGCACCGCGCAGGCCAAAGGTGAACTGGTGGAAGCACTCGCCGAGTCAGGCCGTGCCGTGCTGAACGCTGACGACCCGCGCGTTGCAGGCATGGCTACCCGCGCGCAGGCCCCCGTGACCACCTGGGGGCTCGGTCCCGCGAATATTAGGGCAGAGGATGTACGGCTGAGCCGGGATGCGTGTCCATGTTTCCGGCTGGTTATTGAGCCCGGTCTGCGCGCACTTGGCGGCGAGCCGATTGCGGCGGCTGAGTATCGGGTATCGCTTCAGCTGGTCGGGGAACACCAGGTGTATACCGCGCTCGCCGCGATGACGACCGCACTTGTTCTCGGGGTGGATGCCGACGCGGTGTGCACCGCAGTGGAGCAGGCGCGCGCCGTCTCGCCCCACCGAATGGCGGTTCACCACGGCGCAGACGGTGTCACGATCATTGACGATGCCTATAACGCCAACCCGGATTCCATGCGGTCGGCGCTCAGAACACTTGCCCATCTCGGACGCGGGCAGACCAATGGTTCCTCGGCAGGGACCCCTCGGACCATCGCGGTGCTGGGTGAAATGCGGGAACTTGGCCCAGACAGTGTCAGACTCCACGATGAGATTGGGCGCCTCGCCGTACGGTATGACATAAATCTGCTGCTTACCATCGGCGATGGCACCCGTCCTATGCACCAGGGAGCTCTCCTCGAAGGTAGCTTCGGAGGTGAAGCACAGCACGTCGATACCATCGCTGAGGCTGAGGCTGTGTTACAAACATCAGTGGTCCCGGGCGATATCGTTCTCGTGAAATCGTCACTCTCCGCAGGACTGTGTCATCTTGCTGATCGATTGGTCGCGATCCATGAGCCAGCAGCGGGTGGGGATGGCACCACAACGCGAACGAGCAGATTAAACGTCGGAAAGGCACAGGCATGA
- a CDS encoding UDP-N-acetylmuramoyl-L-alanyl-D-glutamate--2,6-diaminopimelate ligase: MADLTSQHLDDSSYAQADCFKPQPETQDLTAKTQHVMTDLPRPITPRYIPLTRIADYLAQLCQLHTGPVKDGTQTVDTNLVAEEMVDAPPDVCGVSLDSRRIMPGDLYAALPGAVTHGARFASQAHSAGAVAALTDPSGAADCREAGLATLVVPDPRAVLGEVSALIYGTKAAADTPTGAPAIDMPRLIAVTGTNGKTSVTTMLTDAVRVLGERVAVIGTNGTRYDGVDGEHRIATVRTTPEAPEVHGILARCGQSGVRTVAMEISSHALVLHRVDALVADIACFTNLSQDHLDFHHSMDEYFQAKAMLFTPERCREAVICLDDEWGQQLAALSQARGLRVTTYSVSAHTQADDAHPASAHASSPVGAPGPIADYVATDLRADGYGVRFTMLHTSSGQRREVHSPLPGRHYVANTMAVLLILDRLGYQAEAAAAAISTGHGVPGRMELVHREQILGVVDYAHTHDALDKALTALRPALTSGGRLLVVMGAGGDRDRDKRPRMGQVAAEGADVVIVTDDNPRSENPADIRAAIRAGIPQDTAAEVIEIPGRAEAIRHAVTLARPGDIVLVAGKGAETGQDIAGVIHPFDDRACLREAFGQARTPNSPPHPSPLHSHHTATGGPQC, encoded by the coding sequence CCTCACGGCGAAAACCCAACACGTCATGACAGACCTTCCACGACCAATAACCCCGAGGTACATTCCACTCACCCGGATCGCTGACTACCTTGCGCAGCTGTGCCAGCTTCACACGGGACCCGTGAAAGACGGGACCCAGACCGTGGATACCAACCTCGTAGCCGAAGAGATGGTCGATGCTCCGCCCGACGTATGCGGCGTCAGCCTCGACTCGCGCCGGATCATGCCTGGTGATCTCTACGCAGCCTTACCCGGTGCAGTGACCCACGGGGCTCGATTCGCGTCCCAGGCACACAGCGCCGGAGCGGTTGCCGCCCTCACCGACCCGTCAGGTGCCGCGGACTGCCGAGAAGCTGGACTGGCAACCTTGGTGGTGCCAGATCCTCGCGCTGTTCTCGGCGAGGTATCCGCGCTGATTTACGGCACGAAAGCTGCCGCTGACACCCCAACCGGTGCGCCCGCCATTGATATGCCGAGGTTGATCGCCGTGACCGGGACCAACGGGAAAACCTCGGTAACTACTATGCTCACCGACGCGGTGCGTGTCCTCGGTGAACGGGTCGCCGTGATCGGCACAAACGGTACTCGCTATGACGGCGTCGACGGGGAGCACCGGATCGCTACCGTGCGCACCACGCCGGAAGCCCCGGAAGTCCACGGGATTCTAGCGCGTTGCGGGCAAAGCGGCGTGCGCACCGTCGCGATGGAAATCTCATCCCACGCTCTTGTTCTCCACCGGGTCGACGCGCTGGTGGCAGATATTGCCTGTTTTACGAATCTGAGTCAGGACCATCTGGATTTCCATCACTCGATGGACGAATACTTCCAGGCCAAAGCCATGTTGTTTACTCCCGAGCGCTGCCGGGAGGCGGTGATCTGCCTCGATGATGAGTGGGGACAGCAGCTCGCAGCGCTCAGCCAGGCGCGTGGCCTTCGCGTGACAACCTATTCGGTGAGCGCTCACACCCAGGCCGATGATGCGCATCCGGCTTCAGCCCACGCCTCATCCCCTGTTGGCGCCCCCGGGCCGATTGCGGACTACGTAGCGACCGATCTTCGTGCCGACGGCTACGGCGTGCGGTTCACCATGCTGCATACGTCCTCCGGTCAACGCCGTGAGGTGCACAGTCCCTTACCCGGGCGTCACTATGTGGCCAACACGATGGCTGTGCTACTGATCCTGGACCGTCTCGGCTACCAGGCTGAGGCGGCGGCCGCCGCGATCTCTACCGGGCATGGAGTGCCGGGGCGAATGGAACTCGTTCATCGCGAACAGATTCTCGGGGTGGTCGATTACGCCCACACCCATGACGCCTTGGACAAAGCGCTCACGGCCTTGCGCCCGGCCCTGACATCGGGTGGTCGGCTGCTGGTCGTCATGGGGGCCGGAGGTGATCGCGACCGAGATAAACGGCCCCGCATGGGGCAGGTGGCTGCTGAGGGAGCCGATGTTGTGATCGTGACCGATGACAACCCACGCAGCGAAAACCCAGCGGATATCCGCGCAGCGATCCGGGCTGGTATCCCGCAGGACACCGCGGCCGAGGTGATTGAGATTCCCGGCCGGGCCGAGGCCATCCGCCATGCTGTCACCCTGGCTCGACCCGGCGATATCGTGCTTGTGGCCGGCAAGGGAGCGGAAACAGGTCAAGACATCGCCGGGGTGATCCATCCCTTTGACGATCGGGCCTGTTTGCGGGAGGCTTTCGGCCAGGCGAGAACACCAAACTCACCGCCGCACCCATCACCGTTACATTCGCATCACACCGCTACTGGAGGACCTCAGTGCTGA